From Cotesia glomerata isolate CgM1 linkage group LG2, MPM_Cglom_v2.3, whole genome shotgun sequence, a single genomic window includes:
- the LOC123260096 gene encoding UPF0669 protein C6orf120 homolog, which translates to MRHIYGDKAICIKNNLAAHEQLLHYVSDEVASGSYKYYSLMYDDQYCLQSTTCGEDIIFIPQSFKRPVSIGVYGHPSHEASQYNLFVYHVALGADEITDEQSTINSLETSVPKKITKKSFVLAFLWTLLDEFIQVLF; encoded by the exons ATGCGGCATATTTACGGTGATAAGGCG atttgtattaaaaataatttagcagCTCATGAACAATTATTGCATTATGTTAGCGACGAGGTAGCCAGTGGatcttataaatattacagtttaatgTATGATG ATCAATATTGTCTTCAATCAACAACTTGTGGTGaggatataatttttataccaCAAAG TTTCAAAAGACCAGTTAGCATAGGAGTGTATGGTCATCCTTCTCACGAAGCAAGtcaatacaatttatttgtgTACCATGTAGCACTTGGTGCTGATGAAATAACAGACGAGCAAAGTACTATCAACAGTCTTGAGACTAGTGTACCAAAAAAA attacaaaaaaatcttttgtaTTAGCTTTTCTCTGGACACTACTCGACgaatttattcaagtattattttaa